A part of Bombus huntii isolate Logan2020A chromosome 16, iyBomHunt1.1, whole genome shotgun sequence genomic DNA contains:
- the LOC126874391 gene encoding UTP--glucose-1-phosphate uridylyltransferase isoform X1, translated as MHDLTKLDGGDDRPNEFFRRQDTQAFRERTKRDALNELQHELEKLEESATGEVKEEVHRQFDGFTHLFKRFLQEEGPSLEWDRIQKLPDDAIRDYNSLPTPEGEEMKALLSKLIVIKLNGGLGTSMGCHGPKSVIAVRNGLTFLDLTVQQIEYLNRTYNANVPLILMNSFNTDDDTQRIIRKYKGIDVDIHTFNQSCYPRINRDSLLPTAKHCDVNDDIEAWYPPGHGDFYESFRNSGLLKKFIKEGREYCFISNIDNLGATVDFKILKLLLDKREASPLEFVMEVTDKTRADVKGGTLIKYEDKLRLLEIAQVPKDHVDDFKSIKTFKFFNTNNLWIKLSAIERVLEKNSLNMEIIVNNKTFSNGLNIIQLETAVGAAMKSFEGSIGINVPRSRFLPVKKTSDLMLVMSNLYILRNGSLVMSPQRMFPTTPLIKLGDNHFSKVKEFLTRFPAIPDLLELDHLTVSGDVTFGKGVTLKGTVIIIANHGERIDLPAGTILENKIVSGNLRILNH; from the exons ATGCACGATCTTACGAAATTGGATGGTGGCGACGACAGGCCCAACGAATTTTTTAGGAGACAAG ATACACAGGCATTCCGCGAAAGAACTAAGAGGGATGCCCTGAACGAACTCCAACATGAACTAGAGAAACTCGAGGAAAGCGCAACAGGGGAGGTCAAGGAGGAGGTCCATCGACAGTTCGACGGCTTCACTCACCTCTTCAAACGGTTCCTCCAGGAGGAAGGACCTTCGCTAGAATGGGATCGTATACAGAAGCTGCCCGACGATGcg ATAAGAGATTACAATTCCTTGCCAACTCCGGAAGGAGAAGAAATGAAGGCACTTTTAAGCAAGCTGATCGTTATAAAATTGAATGGTGGCTTGGGAACTAGTATGGGATGCCATGGTCCTAAATCTGTAATAGCAGTACGTAATGGGCTTACGTTCCTAGATTTGACTGTACAACAAATTGAG TATTTGAACAGAACTTACAATGCAAATGTCCCGCTTATTTTGATGAATTCCTTCAATACGGATGATGATACACAAcgaattattagaaaatataaaggaataGATGTTGATATTCATACGTTTAATCAAAGTTGTTATCCTCGTATAAATAGAGATTCCTTACTTCCGACTGCAAAGCACTGTGATGTTAATGATGACATTGAAGC GTGGTATCCTCCTGGTCATGGAGACTTCTATGAAAGTTTCAGAAATTcaggtttattaaaaaaatttataaaagag GGGCGTGAATATTGTTTCATTTCAAATATTGATAATCTAGGTGCTACCGTAGATttcaaaattttgaaattactgTTAGACAAACGTGAAGCTTCGCCTCTTGAATTCGTTATGGAAGTTACTGATAAAACTCGAGCTGATGTTAAG GGTGGCACACTAATCAAATATGAGGATAAGCTACGCCTACTTGAAATTGCTCAGGTTCCAAAGGACCACGTAGATGATTTCAAATCTATAAAAACATTCAAGTTTTtcaatacaaataatttatggATAAAACTCAGTG CTATTGAAAGGGTACTTGAGAAGAATTCCTTGAATATGgagattattgtaaataataagACCTTCTCGAAtggtttaaatattattcaattagAAACAGCTGTTGGAGCTGCTATGAAATCATTTGAAGGGAGTATTG GTATAAATGTTCCACGCAGTAGATTCTTACCAGTGAAGAAGACTTCAGATTTAATGCTTGTTATGAGCAATTTGTATATTCTTCGCAATGGTTCATTAGTAATGAGTCCTCAACGAATGTTTCCTACAACACCTCTTATAAAATTGGGCGATAATCATTTTTCAAAG GTTAAAGAATTCCTTACTAGATTTCCAGCTATACCAGATTTGTTGGAATTAGACCACCTTACAGTATCAGGTGATGTTACTTTTGGAAAAGGTGTAACTCTAAAAGGAACTGTTATAATTATTGCAAACCATGGAGAACGCATCGATCTTCCAGCAGGcacaattttagaaaataagatAGTTTCTGGAAATTTACGTATTTTGAATCactaa
- the LOC126874391 gene encoding UTP--glucose-1-phosphate uridylyltransferase isoform X3 — protein MVYLLNARGHQRSPSDTQAFRERTKRDALNELQHELEKLEESATGEVKEEVHRQFDGFTHLFKRFLQEEGPSLEWDRIQKLPDDAIRDYNSLPTPEGEEMKALLSKLIVIKLNGGLGTSMGCHGPKSVIAVRNGLTFLDLTVQQIEYLNRTYNANVPLILMNSFNTDDDTQRIIRKYKGIDVDIHTFNQSCYPRINRDSLLPTAKHCDVNDDIEAWYPPGHGDFYESFRNSGLLKKFIKEGREYCFISNIDNLGATVDFKILKLLLDKREASPLEFVMEVTDKTRADVKGGTLIKYEDKLRLLEIAQVPKDHVDDFKSIKTFKFFNTNNLWIKLSAIERVLEKNSLNMEIIVNNKTFSNGLNIIQLETAVGAAMKSFEGSIGINVPRSRFLPVKKTSDLMLVMSNLYILRNGSLVMSPQRMFPTTPLIKLGDNHFSKVKEFLTRFPAIPDLLELDHLTVSGDVTFGKGVTLKGTVIIIANHGERIDLPAGTILENKIVSGNLRILNH, from the exons GCACGCGGTCATCAACGCAGTCCCTCAGATACACAGGCATTCCGCGAAAGAACTAAGAGGGATGCCCTGAACGAACTCCAACATGAACTAGAGAAACTCGAGGAAAGCGCAACAGGGGAGGTCAAGGAGGAGGTCCATCGACAGTTCGACGGCTTCACTCACCTCTTCAAACGGTTCCTCCAGGAGGAAGGACCTTCGCTAGAATGGGATCGTATACAGAAGCTGCCCGACGATGcg ATAAGAGATTACAATTCCTTGCCAACTCCGGAAGGAGAAGAAATGAAGGCACTTTTAAGCAAGCTGATCGTTATAAAATTGAATGGTGGCTTGGGAACTAGTATGGGATGCCATGGTCCTAAATCTGTAATAGCAGTACGTAATGGGCTTACGTTCCTAGATTTGACTGTACAACAAATTGAG TATTTGAACAGAACTTACAATGCAAATGTCCCGCTTATTTTGATGAATTCCTTCAATACGGATGATGATACACAAcgaattattagaaaatataaaggaataGATGTTGATATTCATACGTTTAATCAAAGTTGTTATCCTCGTATAAATAGAGATTCCTTACTTCCGACTGCAAAGCACTGTGATGTTAATGATGACATTGAAGC GTGGTATCCTCCTGGTCATGGAGACTTCTATGAAAGTTTCAGAAATTcaggtttattaaaaaaatttataaaagag GGGCGTGAATATTGTTTCATTTCAAATATTGATAATCTAGGTGCTACCGTAGATttcaaaattttgaaattactgTTAGACAAACGTGAAGCTTCGCCTCTTGAATTCGTTATGGAAGTTACTGATAAAACTCGAGCTGATGTTAAG GGTGGCACACTAATCAAATATGAGGATAAGCTACGCCTACTTGAAATTGCTCAGGTTCCAAAGGACCACGTAGATGATTTCAAATCTATAAAAACATTCAAGTTTTtcaatacaaataatttatggATAAAACTCAGTG CTATTGAAAGGGTACTTGAGAAGAATTCCTTGAATATGgagattattgtaaataataagACCTTCTCGAAtggtttaaatattattcaattagAAACAGCTGTTGGAGCTGCTATGAAATCATTTGAAGGGAGTATTG GTATAAATGTTCCACGCAGTAGATTCTTACCAGTGAAGAAGACTTCAGATTTAATGCTTGTTATGAGCAATTTGTATATTCTTCGCAATGGTTCATTAGTAATGAGTCCTCAACGAATGTTTCCTACAACACCTCTTATAAAATTGGGCGATAATCATTTTTCAAAG GTTAAAGAATTCCTTACTAGATTTCCAGCTATACCAGATTTGTTGGAATTAGACCACCTTACAGTATCAGGTGATGTTACTTTTGGAAAAGGTGTAACTCTAAAAGGAACTGTTATAATTATTGCAAACCATGGAGAACGCATCGATCTTCCAGCAGGcacaattttagaaaataagatAGTTTCTGGAAATTTACGTATTTTGAATCactaa
- the LOC126874391 gene encoding UTP--glucose-1-phosphate uridylyltransferase isoform X2, giving the protein MLQVDDRKARGHQRSPSDTQAFRERTKRDALNELQHELEKLEESATGEVKEEVHRQFDGFTHLFKRFLQEEGPSLEWDRIQKLPDDAIRDYNSLPTPEGEEMKALLSKLIVIKLNGGLGTSMGCHGPKSVIAVRNGLTFLDLTVQQIEYLNRTYNANVPLILMNSFNTDDDTQRIIRKYKGIDVDIHTFNQSCYPRINRDSLLPTAKHCDVNDDIEAWYPPGHGDFYESFRNSGLLKKFIKEGREYCFISNIDNLGATVDFKILKLLLDKREASPLEFVMEVTDKTRADVKGGTLIKYEDKLRLLEIAQVPKDHVDDFKSIKTFKFFNTNNLWIKLSAIERVLEKNSLNMEIIVNNKTFSNGLNIIQLETAVGAAMKSFEGSIGINVPRSRFLPVKKTSDLMLVMSNLYILRNGSLVMSPQRMFPTTPLIKLGDNHFSKVKEFLTRFPAIPDLLELDHLTVSGDVTFGKGVTLKGTVIIIANHGERIDLPAGTILENKIVSGNLRILNH; this is encoded by the exons GCACGCGGTCATCAACGCAGTCCCTCAGATACACAGGCATTCCGCGAAAGAACTAAGAGGGATGCCCTGAACGAACTCCAACATGAACTAGAGAAACTCGAGGAAAGCGCAACAGGGGAGGTCAAGGAGGAGGTCCATCGACAGTTCGACGGCTTCACTCACCTCTTCAAACGGTTCCTCCAGGAGGAAGGACCTTCGCTAGAATGGGATCGTATACAGAAGCTGCCCGACGATGcg ATAAGAGATTACAATTCCTTGCCAACTCCGGAAGGAGAAGAAATGAAGGCACTTTTAAGCAAGCTGATCGTTATAAAATTGAATGGTGGCTTGGGAACTAGTATGGGATGCCATGGTCCTAAATCTGTAATAGCAGTACGTAATGGGCTTACGTTCCTAGATTTGACTGTACAACAAATTGAG TATTTGAACAGAACTTACAATGCAAATGTCCCGCTTATTTTGATGAATTCCTTCAATACGGATGATGATACACAAcgaattattagaaaatataaaggaataGATGTTGATATTCATACGTTTAATCAAAGTTGTTATCCTCGTATAAATAGAGATTCCTTACTTCCGACTGCAAAGCACTGTGATGTTAATGATGACATTGAAGC GTGGTATCCTCCTGGTCATGGAGACTTCTATGAAAGTTTCAGAAATTcaggtttattaaaaaaatttataaaagag GGGCGTGAATATTGTTTCATTTCAAATATTGATAATCTAGGTGCTACCGTAGATttcaaaattttgaaattactgTTAGACAAACGTGAAGCTTCGCCTCTTGAATTCGTTATGGAAGTTACTGATAAAACTCGAGCTGATGTTAAG GGTGGCACACTAATCAAATATGAGGATAAGCTACGCCTACTTGAAATTGCTCAGGTTCCAAAGGACCACGTAGATGATTTCAAATCTATAAAAACATTCAAGTTTTtcaatacaaataatttatggATAAAACTCAGTG CTATTGAAAGGGTACTTGAGAAGAATTCCTTGAATATGgagattattgtaaataataagACCTTCTCGAAtggtttaaatattattcaattagAAACAGCTGTTGGAGCTGCTATGAAATCATTTGAAGGGAGTATTG GTATAAATGTTCCACGCAGTAGATTCTTACCAGTGAAGAAGACTTCAGATTTAATGCTTGTTATGAGCAATTTGTATATTCTTCGCAATGGTTCATTAGTAATGAGTCCTCAACGAATGTTTCCTACAACACCTCTTATAAAATTGGGCGATAATCATTTTTCAAAG GTTAAAGAATTCCTTACTAGATTTCCAGCTATACCAGATTTGTTGGAATTAGACCACCTTACAGTATCAGGTGATGTTACTTTTGGAAAAGGTGTAACTCTAAAAGGAACTGTTATAATTATTGCAAACCATGGAGAACGCATCGATCTTCCAGCAGGcacaattttagaaaataagatAGTTTCTGGAAATTTACGTATTTTGAATCactaa
- the LOC126874391 gene encoding UTP--glucose-1-phosphate uridylyltransferase isoform X4, translating into MARGHQRSPSDTQAFRERTKRDALNELQHELEKLEESATGEVKEEVHRQFDGFTHLFKRFLQEEGPSLEWDRIQKLPDDAIRDYNSLPTPEGEEMKALLSKLIVIKLNGGLGTSMGCHGPKSVIAVRNGLTFLDLTVQQIEYLNRTYNANVPLILMNSFNTDDDTQRIIRKYKGIDVDIHTFNQSCYPRINRDSLLPTAKHCDVNDDIEAWYPPGHGDFYESFRNSGLLKKFIKEGREYCFISNIDNLGATVDFKILKLLLDKREASPLEFVMEVTDKTRADVKGGTLIKYEDKLRLLEIAQVPKDHVDDFKSIKTFKFFNTNNLWIKLSAIERVLEKNSLNMEIIVNNKTFSNGLNIIQLETAVGAAMKSFEGSIGINVPRSRFLPVKKTSDLMLVMSNLYILRNGSLVMSPQRMFPTTPLIKLGDNHFSKVKEFLTRFPAIPDLLELDHLTVSGDVTFGKGVTLKGTVIIIANHGERIDLPAGTILENKIVSGNLRILNH; encoded by the exons GCACGCGGTCATCAACGCAGTCCCTCAGATACACAGGCATTCCGCGAAAGAACTAAGAGGGATGCCCTGAACGAACTCCAACATGAACTAGAGAAACTCGAGGAAAGCGCAACAGGGGAGGTCAAGGAGGAGGTCCATCGACAGTTCGACGGCTTCACTCACCTCTTCAAACGGTTCCTCCAGGAGGAAGGACCTTCGCTAGAATGGGATCGTATACAGAAGCTGCCCGACGATGcg ATAAGAGATTACAATTCCTTGCCAACTCCGGAAGGAGAAGAAATGAAGGCACTTTTAAGCAAGCTGATCGTTATAAAATTGAATGGTGGCTTGGGAACTAGTATGGGATGCCATGGTCCTAAATCTGTAATAGCAGTACGTAATGGGCTTACGTTCCTAGATTTGACTGTACAACAAATTGAG TATTTGAACAGAACTTACAATGCAAATGTCCCGCTTATTTTGATGAATTCCTTCAATACGGATGATGATACACAAcgaattattagaaaatataaaggaataGATGTTGATATTCATACGTTTAATCAAAGTTGTTATCCTCGTATAAATAGAGATTCCTTACTTCCGACTGCAAAGCACTGTGATGTTAATGATGACATTGAAGC GTGGTATCCTCCTGGTCATGGAGACTTCTATGAAAGTTTCAGAAATTcaggtttattaaaaaaatttataaaagag GGGCGTGAATATTGTTTCATTTCAAATATTGATAATCTAGGTGCTACCGTAGATttcaaaattttgaaattactgTTAGACAAACGTGAAGCTTCGCCTCTTGAATTCGTTATGGAAGTTACTGATAAAACTCGAGCTGATGTTAAG GGTGGCACACTAATCAAATATGAGGATAAGCTACGCCTACTTGAAATTGCTCAGGTTCCAAAGGACCACGTAGATGATTTCAAATCTATAAAAACATTCAAGTTTTtcaatacaaataatttatggATAAAACTCAGTG CTATTGAAAGGGTACTTGAGAAGAATTCCTTGAATATGgagattattgtaaataataagACCTTCTCGAAtggtttaaatattattcaattagAAACAGCTGTTGGAGCTGCTATGAAATCATTTGAAGGGAGTATTG GTATAAATGTTCCACGCAGTAGATTCTTACCAGTGAAGAAGACTTCAGATTTAATGCTTGTTATGAGCAATTTGTATATTCTTCGCAATGGTTCATTAGTAATGAGTCCTCAACGAATGTTTCCTACAACACCTCTTATAAAATTGGGCGATAATCATTTTTCAAAG GTTAAAGAATTCCTTACTAGATTTCCAGCTATACCAGATTTGTTGGAATTAGACCACCTTACAGTATCAGGTGATGTTACTTTTGGAAAAGGTGTAACTCTAAAAGGAACTGTTATAATTATTGCAAACCATGGAGAACGCATCGATCTTCCAGCAGGcacaattttagaaaataagatAGTTTCTGGAAATTTACGTATTTTGAATCactaa